In the genome of Pseudomonas sp. LBUM920, one region contains:
- a CDS encoding HlyD family secretion protein, giving the protein MDAPVSAVPEPAKPSRRKQIVRLGLLTLVVVGGVWYASHWWLVSRFVEDTDDAYVGADVTVISAKVPGYISEVTVLDNQFVHAGDVLARIDVRDYRTALAKADGAVAAQQASLANLDATEQLQLAVINQARAQIDATDAEAQRAGDDQTRYQNLVRSQAVSVESAQRVNAVWKTARADHSRAQAGLLAANRQIDVIETQRGQARAALQQAQAERDQAQLNIGYTELRAPVDGYVGNRRARVGAYAAAGSQLISVVPAKGLWVDANFKEDQLGRLQVGQSVSIRADILPGREFHGHIESLAPATGAQFSVLPPENATGNFTKIVQRVPVRVRLDSNDADFGALRPGLSVMAKVNTDEAFEDQASALKAQL; this is encoded by the coding sequence ATGGACGCTCCAGTCAGCGCTGTGCCCGAACCCGCAAAACCATCCCGGCGCAAACAGATAGTGCGGCTGGGCCTGCTGACCCTCGTCGTGGTGGGCGGCGTGTGGTACGCGAGTCACTGGTGGTTGGTCAGTCGGTTTGTTGAAGATACGGACGATGCCTATGTGGGCGCGGATGTGACGGTGATCAGCGCCAAGGTGCCCGGCTATATCAGCGAAGTGACGGTGCTGGACAACCAGTTCGTACATGCCGGCGACGTATTGGCGCGCATCGACGTGCGCGACTACCGCACCGCTTTGGCAAAGGCCGATGGCGCCGTGGCCGCGCAGCAAGCCAGCCTGGCCAACCTGGACGCCACTGAACAACTGCAACTGGCGGTGATCAACCAGGCCAGGGCGCAGATCGACGCCACTGACGCCGAAGCGCAACGGGCAGGCGACGATCAGACGCGTTACCAGAACCTGGTGCGCAGCCAGGCCGTGTCGGTCGAAAGCGCGCAACGGGTCAACGCCGTGTGGAAGACCGCCCGCGCCGACCACTCCCGGGCGCAAGCCGGACTGCTGGCGGCAAACCGGCAGATTGATGTGATTGAAACCCAGCGCGGCCAGGCGCGTGCGGCACTACAGCAGGCACAAGCCGAACGCGACCAGGCCCAACTAAATATCGGCTACACCGAACTGCGAGCTCCGGTGGACGGCTATGTGGGCAACCGCCGCGCCCGGGTCGGTGCCTACGCCGCGGCCGGCAGCCAACTGATCTCAGTGGTGCCCGCGAAAGGATTGTGGGTGGATGCCAACTTCAAGGAAGACCAATTGGGGCGCCTGCAGGTCGGGCAAAGCGTGAGCATCCGCGCCGACATCCTCCCCGGCCGTGAATTCCACGGGCACATCGAGAGCCTGGCCCCTGCCACCGGGGCGCAATTCAGTGTGCTGCCGCCGGAAAACGCCACCGGCAACTTCACCAAGATCGTGCAACGCGTGCCAGTACGCGTTCGGCTCGACAGCAATGACGCCGACTTTGGCGCCCTGCGCCCAGGCCTGTCGGTAATGGCGAAGGTCAACACCGATGAGGCGTTCGAGGACCAGGCCAGCGCCCTCAAGGCCCAGCTATGA
- a CDS encoding helix-turn-helix domain-containing protein encodes MKKASFQSMPCPVARALEHIGDGWSLLILRDSFYGLRRFDEFLTSLGIASNTLTRRLNSLVVNGLLERHPYQDNPPRHEYHLTEAGRDLRHVILTLMDWGARHAEGSTKVFLADEATGRPVVLALMDANTGKPITRAGHRVHVSADAEPLTLWRARTGRAYAEKDQLVSPFPH; translated from the coding sequence ATGAAAAAAGCCAGTTTCCAGTCCATGCCCTGTCCGGTCGCCCGCGCTCTGGAGCACATCGGTGATGGTTGGAGCCTGTTGATCCTGAGGGATTCGTTCTACGGGCTGCGTCGTTTCGATGAATTCCTGACCAGCCTGGGCATCGCCTCCAATACCCTCACCCGCCGCTTGAACTCGTTGGTGGTCAACGGGTTGCTGGAACGGCACCCGTATCAAGACAACCCGCCACGCCACGAGTACCACCTCACCGAAGCCGGTCGTGACCTGCGCCACGTCATCCTCACGCTGATGGACTGGGGCGCGCGGCATGCCGAGGGCTCGACCAAGGTGTTTCTCGCCGATGAGGCCACCGGGCGCCCGGTGGTGCTGGCGTTGATGGATGCCAACACCGGCAAACCCATTACCCGTGCGGGCCACCGCGTACATGTCAGCGCCGATGCCGAGCCGCTGACCCTGTGGCGCGCACGAACCGGCCGGGCCTACGCCGAAAAAGACCAGTTGGTCAGCCCCTTCCCCCACTAA